One window from the genome of Haloprofundus halobius encodes:
- a CDS encoding GNAT family N-acetyltransferase, with translation MSPTRGSTRTGPGAETKREGEYRIRGYEAGDRDGLLALDRAVWNRPRGREWFDWKYAKSPYVDHVPIFVAERDGEIVGARPFLVLPLRAPSATGIAFQPADTMVHPDHRRQGLFTRMTAAALSHYADAADGPDLYFNFPNDMSRSGYEKLGWRNAGRRTTFYRVQNPSALVGTRLNEVGESFARLTTPVARRYYRTRDRAARTDRRFVVHRHRTLPVERLADLYERSVPDRLHAHRDERFYRWRLSSPLWRRITYVVEDEDGALVGLVARTRTTKDGVTITQFAELTPLVGGDEWLAGVSRLFEAALEEHADSDIVAAAGSGLPREFLAEHGFLADDERPLSLLTRSRATVVARPTTDDGPWEFGGVPLDERKSWYVSFLERDTT, from the coding sequence ATGTCCCCGACGAGAGGATCCACACGGACGGGACCGGGCGCCGAGACGAAACGCGAAGGCGAGTACCGAATCCGGGGTTACGAGGCGGGCGACAGGGACGGGCTGTTAGCGCTCGATCGGGCGGTGTGGAACCGCCCGCGCGGCCGGGAGTGGTTCGACTGGAAGTACGCGAAGAGTCCGTACGTCGACCACGTCCCCATCTTCGTCGCGGAGCGGGACGGCGAGATAGTCGGGGCGCGGCCGTTTCTCGTCCTGCCGCTGCGCGCGCCGAGCGCGACTGGTATCGCCTTCCAACCGGCGGACACGATGGTCCACCCCGACCACCGGCGGCAGGGGTTGTTCACGCGGATGACCGCGGCGGCGCTCTCACATTACGCCGACGCGGCCGACGGTCCCGACCTCTACTTCAACTTCCCGAACGACATGTCCCGGTCGGGCTACGAGAAGCTCGGGTGGCGAAACGCGGGCCGCCGGACGACGTTCTATCGAGTACAGAACCCGAGCGCGCTCGTTGGAACGCGACTCAACGAGGTCGGCGAGTCGTTCGCGCGGTTGACGACGCCCGTCGCCCGACGCTACTACCGCACCCGAGACAGAGCCGCCCGGACCGACCGGCGCTTCGTCGTCCACCGACATCGAACGCTGCCGGTCGAGCGCCTCGCGGACCTCTACGAACGGTCGGTGCCCGACCGACTCCACGCCCACCGCGACGAGCGGTTCTACCGCTGGCGGCTGTCGAGTCCGCTCTGGCGACGCATCACCTACGTCGTCGAGGACGAAGACGGAGCGCTCGTCGGTCTCGTCGCGCGGACGCGCACGACGAAAGACGGCGTCACCATCACGCAGTTCGCCGAACTCACGCCGCTGGTCGGCGGCGACGAGTGGTTGGCCGGCGTCTCTCGACTGTTCGAGGCCGCGCTCGAAGAACACGCCGACTCCGACATCGTCGCGGCCGCCGGGAGCGGACTCCCACGGGAGTTTCTGGCCGAACACGGCTTCCTGGCCGACGACGAGCGACCGCTCTCGCTGCTGACGCGGAGTCGCGCTACCGTCGTCGCCCGTCCGACGACCGACGACGGACCGTGGGAGTTCGGCGGCGTCCCGCTGGACGAGCGCAAAAGCTGGTACGTCTCGTTCCTCGAACGGGATACGACCTGA